The Streptomyces pactum genome contains a region encoding:
- a CDS encoding flavin reductase family protein, with protein sequence MPNTPSLTPPASPALPLPSPAAGHAEGVSNEEFRAAMSRLASGVVLVTAQEPPLDPDDPQAPAGEDVGMTATAFMSVSLDPPLVLVSLREGSRMDDLLDEQPLWAVSVLSESQRHIAGRFAMKGRVSDRLLFADLSCLRGEASGAPLVGGALATLECRTEQRVPAGDHTLVIGRVLTASLPSADGGPLAYFKGRYRQLG encoded by the coding sequence GTGCCGAACACTCCTTCCCTCACGCCCCCCGCGTCCCCCGCGCTCCCGCTGCCGTCGCCCGCCGCCGGGCATGCTGAGGGGGTGAGCAACGAGGAGTTCCGTGCCGCCATGTCCAGGCTGGCCTCGGGCGTGGTCCTGGTGACCGCGCAGGAGCCGCCGCTCGACCCCGACGACCCGCAGGCGCCGGCCGGCGAGGACGTCGGGATGACCGCCACGGCTTTCATGTCGGTCTCCCTGGACCCGCCGCTGGTCCTGGTCAGCCTGCGCGAGGGCTCCCGCATGGACGACCTGCTCGACGAGCAGCCCCTGTGGGCGGTCTCCGTCCTGTCCGAGAGCCAGCGGCACATCGCGGGCCGCTTCGCGATGAAGGGCCGCGTCAGCGACCGGCTCCTCTTCGCGGACCTCTCCTGCCTGCGGGGCGAGGCGAGCGGGGCGCCTCTGGTGGGCGGCGCCCTGGCGACCCTGGAGTGCCGCACCGAGCAGCGGGTGCCGGCCGGGGACCACACCCTGGTGATCGGCCGCGTGCTGACCGCCTCGCTGCCGAGCGCGGACGGGGGGCCGCTGGCGTACTTCAAGGGGCGGTACCGGCAGTTGGGGTGA